Sequence from the Bacteroidota bacterium genome:
CTGATCACTCCCAAGAGCTCACATCGACGGAGTGGTTTGGCACCTCGATGTCGGCTCGTCACATCCTGGGGCTGGAGAAGGTCCCAAGGGTTCGGCTGTTCGCCGATTAAAGTGGCACGCGAGCTGGGTTCAGAACGTCGTGAGACAGTTCGGTCCCTATCTGTTGTGGGCGTTAGAAGATTGAGAGGGCCTGACTCTAGTACGAGAGGACCGAGTCGGACGGACCGCTAGTGTACCTGTTGTAGTGCCAACTGCACCGAAGGGTAGCTATGTCCGGTTAAGATAAGCGCTGAAAGCATCTAAGTGCGAAACTTGCCTCAAGATTAGTCTTCTTTTAAGGGTCGTCGAAGATTACGACGTTGATAGGCTATAGATGTAAAGACAGTAATGTCAAAGTCGAGTAGTACTAATTACCCGTCTACTTTCTTATTAAGATTGGTATTTATTTAGTAAGCAATTACCGTGTATTTTCTTTCTTTATATGTCTCTTGTAATGAAGCGATCTTTGATCTGCTTCGTTGCTTTAAAAATTTCTCCGCAATTGCGAAGTAGATCAAAGATCACTTCACAATTACCATGGAGTGCAGTTTTAGGTGACTATAGCGATGGTGTCCACCTCTTGCCATTCCGAACAGAGAAGTTAAGCCCATCAGCGCAGATGGTACTGAGTCCAAAGCTCGGGAGAGTATGTCGTTGCCGATTTTCCGAAAAAACCCCGATTCTTAATTGAGTCGGGGTTTTTTCATTTATAATTCTCCTGCTATAATCAAATATTTCAAATTTGAAATATGTTTCCTAAGCCCAAGACACTTGGCTATTATTCCATATTTTTGATTGCGAAAAGGAAATGGAACAAAAAACAGATTTAGGGAAATTAATCAAGCGATTAAACCTGATAAAACAGTTGATCCTATTGGAGGAGTTTGATGATATTGCTTCTCATGTCGAAAAGCTTGTTGACGTTAATGAGGATGCTGTAAAAGTAATCTATACAGAGATTAAAGCCACACGCTATTCTGATGCGGTTCGAAAAATAGAAGTATACATAAATCAATATCAAAAACTTTCATTGTATGAAGACCCCGAAATTGAAGCGTTAAAAATTGAGATAAAAAGGCTTGAAATTAGTGTGAGCACTGCAAGTGATGAGGTTGCTGAAATAGAAAAACTGATTCATGATTTTGGAGTGATGCACAGCCAGGAATTGGGCGAAATTATTAACCGGCTTTTGAAATACAGAAAAGAAAAAGCCTACAAAGAAAAAGACCAAAGCGAAGAAAAGAAAAAGGAATTTGAAGAAGCCGAAAAAGATTACGAGCAATACAGCAAAGAATACGAAGAAGCCAAGAATCAAAAGCAATTTGAACTGACCGAAGAACAGAAAAATGAACTTAAAATAAAGTACCGAAAGGCTTCAAAGCTTTGCCACCCAGATGTTGTGACAGATGAGTTAAAAGAACATGCAGAAGTTATTTTCAGGGAGTTAAATGAAGCGTATCAGAAAAATGATTTGAAAAAGGTTACTGAGATACTTGAAATGCTGGAGAAAGGCGAAATGTTTATCTCCAAATCCGAAGGCATTAATGAAAAAATTAAACTGAAAGCTGAATTAATAAAGCTTCGGAAGAAGTTCGAGAATATTACTGTTGAATTGAACACATTGAAACAATCTGAAACCTACCAAACTATTATTAAGATTGACAATTGGGAAGAGTATTTTAAACAAACGAAACTGGCACTTGCTCAGGAATTAAAAACTTTTGAGTAATAAATGGAAAACGAAGAAAATAAAAGTATTGTAAAAATTGAATCTGCTTTTGTGCAGAAGGTGGGGAATCAGATTGCAGTTACGAATAAATTGCTTAATACTACAAATGAAAAATTGGCGAAAGAGTATTTTGAAAAAGGACTTGTTTGTGCGCAAAAGGAAGATTATTCATTAGCTATATTAAATTGGACCAAATCGATTGAGCTAAAATCC
This genomic interval carries:
- a CDS encoding J domain-containing protein, with the protein product MEQKTDLGKLIKRLNLIKQLILLEEFDDIASHVEKLVDVNEDAVKVIYTEIKATRYSDAVRKIEVYINQYQKLSLYEDPEIEALKIEIKRLEISVSTASDEVAEIEKLIHDFGVMHSQELGEIINRLLKYRKEKAYKEKDQSEEKKKEFEEAEKDYEQYSKEYEEAKNQKQFELTEEQKNELKIKYRKASKLCHPDVVTDELKEHAEVIFRELNEAYQKNDLKKVTEILEMLEKGEMFISKSEGINEKIKLKAELIKLRKKFENITVELNTLKQSETYQTIIKIDNWEEYFKQTKLALAQELKTFE